In Elusimicrobiota bacterium, one DNA window encodes the following:
- a CDS encoding cation diffusion facilitator family transporter gives MNKQQAAYISIISNSLLIALKVVAGIMMGSVSVISEAIHSCNDLIASIVAFFSIKKALVPADEDHAFGHGKYENVSGAFEAILIFIAAVMIINEAVKKFAHGTKLENLDAGIIVMMISAIVNYFVAQTLFKVSKKTDSIALEADAWHLWTDVITSAGVMSGLIVIKFSGWAILDPIIAILVALIIIKAAVELTIKSLKDLVDKSLPQDEIDRIKQTLDKFTEIVSYHKLRTRKSGDRREIDVHLQLPKNTSLSKAHDLCFRVESAVKQCLTNAHIVIHVEPDDHKRHVMEDKHPGDND, from the coding sequence ATGAACAAGCAACAGGCAGCGTACATATCTATAATATCGAACTCGTTATTGATCGCGTTAAAAGTTGTAGCAGGTATTATGATGGGGTCAGTCAGTGTAATATCGGAAGCTATACATTCCTGTAATGATTTAATTGCTAGTATAGTCGCATTTTTTTCTATAAAAAAAGCGCTTGTCCCAGCGGATGAAGACCATGCGTTCGGTCATGGGAAGTATGAGAATGTTTCCGGCGCGTTTGAAGCCATACTTATCTTTATCGCAGCGGTGATGATCATAAACGAAGCGGTAAAAAAATTTGCGCACGGTACAAAACTTGAGAACCTGGATGCCGGTATTATTGTTATGATGATATCTGCAATAGTAAATTATTTCGTTGCTCAAACGCTGTTTAAGGTATCAAAAAAAACTGACTCAATTGCGTTGGAAGCTGATGCGTGGCACCTGTGGACTGACGTTATAACTTCCGCCGGTGTTATGAGCGGCCTTATAGTTATTAAGTTTTCCGGATGGGCAATTCTTGATCCGATCATCGCGATCCTTGTTGCGCTGATCATTATAAAAGCTGCGGTTGAGCTCACAATAAAATCGCTGAAAGACCTTGTGGATAAAAGTTTGCCCCAGGATGAAATTGACCGGATAAAACAAACACTGGATAAATTCACGGAGATCGTGTCTTACCACAAACTACGTACACGTAAATCCGGTGACCGTCGCGAGATCGATGTTCACCTGCAATTACCCAAGAATACCTCATTAAGTAAAGCACATGACTTATGTTTCCGCGTAGAATCAGCAGTCAAACAATGTTTAACCAATGCTCATATTGTTATACACGTAGAACCCGATGACCATAAACGTCATGTGATGGAAGATAAACATCCCGGGGATAACGATTAA
- a CDS encoding TIGR04013 family B12-binding domain/radical SAM domain-containing protein produces the protein MKKSGSARSNENISFPTAVAAIFYYYRTNRYSIHALAGAVEAAPQLMGIPLFFPEAYGSALMCLDNVLKTCRHAVFLISVHTIQAVQVRFIIRKVRQLYGERVTILAGGAHVTGLPEDILRAGADIACIGEGERVVVEVLDSINRGSKWKNVKGIAYIGDDRDVVFTGQEDNICLDEYPGIAAGHRKYGPLEITRGCVHGCAYCQASYIFGRTLRHRSVNNIIEAEQIMFSRGLTSFRAVTPDAFMYGSTDGITINYPQIELLLSELYRILKPRGKIFFGTFPSEVRPENVNNKTVGMIKKYTDNDNLVIGAQTGSGRMLELCRRGHTVSDVINAVKTTVTAGLTPNVDFIFGLPEETEKDIDDTLKVIDDIVQLGARVHAHTFMPLPQTPFAKYPTGIIVPKVQALINRLTAKGVLYGEWMHQRKV, from the coding sequence ATGAAAAAAAGTGGTAGTGCGCGTTCAAACGAAAATATAAGTTTTCCAACCGCAGTTGCGGCAATATTTTATTATTATAGAACTAACCGTTACAGTATTCACGCATTAGCCGGCGCAGTAGAGGCTGCTCCGCAGTTAATGGGGATCCCATTATTTTTCCCTGAAGCTTACGGCTCTGCGCTTATGTGTTTAGATAATGTACTGAAAACCTGCCGGCATGCCGTGTTCCTTATTTCTGTACATACCATCCAGGCGGTACAGGTTAGGTTTATTATCCGTAAAGTACGGCAGTTATACGGCGAACGCGTAACCATTCTCGCTGGCGGGGCGCATGTTACCGGTTTACCAGAAGACATCCTTCGTGCCGGAGCGGATATCGCGTGTATCGGCGAAGGTGAACGCGTAGTAGTTGAAGTATTGGACAGTATCAACCGAGGTAGCAAATGGAAGAACGTTAAAGGTATTGCATATATCGGGGATGACAGAGATGTTGTGTTCACCGGGCAAGAGGATAATATTTGTCTTGACGAATACCCTGGTATTGCTGCGGGACACAGAAAGTACGGCCCCCTGGAAATTACCCGCGGGTGCGTACACGGATGCGCGTACTGCCAGGCGTCGTATATATTCGGGCGAACACTCCGGCATCGTAGTGTAAATAATATTATTGAAGCAGAACAAATAATGTTTTCCCGAGGGCTTACTAGTTTTAGGGCGGTAACCCCGGACGCGTTTATGTACGGTTCCACTGACGGTATTACAATCAATTATCCACAGATAGAACTCCTGTTATCCGAACTGTATAGAATACTAAAACCGCGCGGTAAAATATTTTTTGGTACCTTCCCTTCGGAAGTCCGGCCGGAGAATGTTAATAACAAAACTGTTGGGATGATAAAAAAGTATACGGATAACGATAATCTCGTGATTGGCGCGCAAACGGGCAGCGGGAGAATGCTGGAACTCTGCCGCCGGGGGCATACGGTAAGCGATGTTATTAACGCTGTGAAAACAACAGTTACTGCAGGGTTAACACCAAACGTAGATTTTATATTCGGCCTGCCTGAAGAAACAGAGAAAGATATTGATGATACGCTAAAAGTTATTGATGATATCGTACAGCTTGGTGCAAGAGTGCATGCCCATACGTTTATGCCGTTACCCCAGACACCATTTGCGAAGTATCCCACCGGCATAATAGTACCGAAAGTACAGGCACTGATTAACCGGTTAACCGCCAAGGGTGTACTGTACGGCGAGTGGATGCATCAACGTAAAGTGTAA
- a CDS encoding sodium:calcium symporter, with amino-acid sequence MNQPVKQRESWATRIGIIMAVAGSAIGLGNFLRFPVQAAQNGGGAFMIPYFVSFLLLGLPLMWIEWTIGRFGGGFGHGTAPGIFHSMWSKNRFIKYFGVIGIFGPIVIFIYYTYIESWLLGYAFFALTGKLAGITDQQTMQSFLSGYQGIVSNAHFSGLGWAYLFFVITFVLNISVIYYGITKGIEKLCNIAVPTLLICGIILAARVLTLGAPVAGQSGWTINNGLGFLWNPDFSKLLDAKTWLAAAGQIFFTLSVGIGVILTYASYLSKNQDVALSGLSSAMSNEFAEVVLGGSIVIPAAFAFFGPQEIVNIAKSGSFNLGFVTMPLIFNQIPFGMFFAFIWFLLLFLSGITSSISLAQPAVAFLEDEFELNKIDATTIFGIITFVLCQPAIFMLGNGVVDELDFWGGTYFLVLFGTIEAILFSWVFGIDKAWEEMHTGAEIKIPKIYKFIIKYITPAVLIIILAAWTIQYAVPTLFMDGISAANRPAVLYTRILLVTLFAILVILVRQAWKTRYCPNKEKGIRI; translated from the coding sequence ATGAACCAACCTGTAAAACAACGCGAATCGTGGGCTACACGTATAGGAATAATAATGGCGGTTGCAGGCAGCGCTATAGGGCTTGGCAATTTCCTGCGTTTTCCTGTGCAGGCTGCACAGAACGGCGGCGGAGCGTTTATGATCCCGTACTTCGTATCATTTTTATTACTTGGCCTGCCGTTAATGTGGATTGAATGGACCATCGGACGGTTTGGTGGCGGGTTCGGGCACGGAACAGCACCCGGGATTTTTCATTCAATGTGGTCAAAAAACAGGTTCATAAAATATTTTGGCGTTATCGGTATTTTTGGCCCGATTGTAATATTTATTTATTACACCTATATCGAATCATGGTTATTAGGCTACGCGTTTTTTGCGTTAACCGGCAAACTCGCGGGAATTACTGACCAGCAAACAATGCAGTCCTTTCTTTCAGGTTATCAGGGGATTGTCAGTAACGCGCATTTTAGCGGCCTTGGATGGGCGTACCTCTTTTTTGTTATAACATTTGTATTAAATATTTCTGTAATATACTACGGTATAACAAAAGGGATTGAAAAGTTGTGTAATATCGCGGTACCCACATTACTTATTTGCGGGATAATACTCGCAGCACGGGTATTAACTCTTGGCGCGCCGGTAGCGGGACAATCGGGGTGGACAATAAACAACGGGCTCGGGTTTTTGTGGAACCCGGACTTCAGTAAATTATTGGACGCAAAAACCTGGCTTGCTGCGGCGGGACAAATATTTTTTACATTATCCGTTGGGATAGGTGTTATACTAACCTATGCGAGTTATCTTTCAAAAAACCAGGATGTTGCGTTATCCGGCCTTTCCTCCGCAATGTCAAACGAGTTTGCGGAAGTTGTCCTTGGGGGAAGTATTGTTATCCCCGCAGCGTTTGCGTTTTTTGGCCCGCAGGAGATCGTTAATATCGCGAAAAGCGGATCGTTCAACCTCGGGTTTGTAACAATGCCGCTTATATTTAACCAAATACCGTTTGGCATGTTCTTTGCTTTTATATGGTTTCTCCTGTTATTCCTCTCAGGTATTACGTCAAGTATATCACTTGCTCAACCGGCAGTTGCGTTTCTTGAAGATGAGTTTGAACTAAATAAAATTGATGCCACCACGATCTTCGGGATAATAACTTTTGTTTTATGCCAGCCCGCGATATTTATGCTGGGTAACGGTGTTGTAGACGAACTTGACTTCTGGGGAGGAACATATTTTCTTGTATTATTCGGCACGATAGAAGCGATCCTTTTCTCCTGGGTGTTTGGAATAGATAAAGCGTGGGAGGAAATGCATACCGGCGCGGAGATAAAAATTCCAAAGATTTATAAGTTTATCATAAAATATATAACCCCCGCGGTACTCATAATAATCCTTGCTGCGTGGACAATACAATACGCTGTCCCCACACTGTTTATGGACGGTATCTCTGCTGCGAACCGCCCGGCGGTGTTGTATACACGGATATTACTGGTAACACTTTTTGCAATACTGGTTATACTTGTACGCCAAGCGTGGAAAACACGGTATTGTCCGAATAAAGAAAAGGGGATACGGATATGA
- a CDS encoding MFS transporter: MKEEHKKMRQEKKIFGFPKNIFFIGLVSFFTDVSSEMIYPLLPVFLTTVLKAPLSFVGLVEGVAESTASILKLITGWVSDKLNKRKVFVSFGYGISSVIRPMVAFAIYPWHVLFVRFADRVGKGIRTAPRDALIADTCDPEEKGKAFGFHRAMDHAGAIVGPAIAALLLAYVIKDYRTIFVLSFIPAIAAVFVVIFLVKEKNADSTVCAKEPLKLQLNIFDKNFKTYLFVVFVFTLGNSSDAFLILRAKDMGIDTAALPLLWILLHIVKMLSSTPGGMISDKIGRKKVVTAGWIIYFLVYLGFAFAKTPLHIWLLFAVYGFFFGLTESTEKAFVADLVKKEVRGSAYGVYNFAIGIGALPSSLLMGLLWQKYGVVVAFSFGAGMALLSAFLLMFVKEKTGEVVPGT, translated from the coding sequence ATGAAAGAGGAACACAAAAAGATGCGGCAGGAAAAGAAAATATTCGGGTTTCCAAAAAACATTTTTTTTATTGGCCTGGTAAGTTTCTTTACCGATGTGAGCAGCGAGATGATATACCCTTTGCTCCCGGTATTTCTTACTACGGTACTAAAAGCACCGCTTTCGTTCGTAGGCCTGGTTGAAGGCGTTGCTGAAAGTACTGCCAGTATCCTGAAACTCATCACCGGGTGGGTTTCGGATAAGTTAAATAAACGAAAAGTATTTGTATCATTCGGGTACGGGATCTCATCGGTTATAAGGCCGATGGTTGCTTTTGCCATATACCCTTGGCATGTCCTGTTTGTCAGGTTTGCAGACAGGGTGGGTAAGGGTATACGTACAGCCCCGCGTGATGCTTTGATTGCCGACACCTGTGATCCTGAAGAAAAAGGTAAGGCGTTTGGGTTCCATCGCGCAATGGATCATGCCGGTGCGATAGTCGGCCCGGCAATAGCTGCGTTGTTATTAGCGTATGTAATCAAGGATTACAGAACAATTTTTGTGCTATCATTTATACCCGCAATAGCAGCGGTGTTTGTAGTCATATTCTTGGTAAAAGAAAAAAACGCAGATTCCACCGTATGCGCGAAAGAACCTCTTAAACTGCAGTTAAACATTTTTGATAAAAACTTTAAGACATATTTATTTGTAGTATTCGTTTTTACTTTAGGAAATTCGTCGGATGCGTTCTTAATTCTTCGTGCTAAAGATATGGGGATCGATACCGCCGCGCTTCCATTGCTATGGATACTGCTTCATATCGTAAAAATGCTTAGCTCAACCCCCGGCGGGATGATATCAGACAAAATCGGTAGGAAAAAGGTTGTTACAGCCGGATGGATAATATATTTCCTTGTGTATCTTGGTTTTGCATTCGCGAAGACACCGTTACATATTTGGCTTCTCTTCGCGGTGTACGGTTTCTTTTTTGGGCTGACCGAATCTACGGAGAAAGCGTTTGTTGCTGATCTTGTAAAAAAAGAAGTGCGTGGGTCGGCGTATGGAGTATACAATTTTGCAATCGGGATTGGAGCACTGCCCTCAAGTTTACTTATGGGCTTATTATGGCAAAAATACGGTGTCGTAGTTGCATTTTCTTTTGGTGCCGGCATGGCATTACTTTCAGCATTCCTGCTAATGTTTGTAAAAGAAAAAACAGGAGAAGTAGTGCCGGGTACTTAA
- a CDS encoding sulfatase, with product MRILYIDIDTLRPDHLGCYGYQRQTSPNIDKLAAEGVTFTNYYCTDAPCLPSRAALMTGRFGIHNGVVNHGGTTAELKWDGPSRGFRDLLYTDGLFGMLKNAGLYTALISPFPGRHSAYWYTAGLNELHDTGNGGLERADEIIPTALKWLDDNAKNDDWYLMVHLWDPHTPYRTPESYGNPFKDVPAPEWLTQEMLDKFRSEPHPHGFREISMFDNKTKKQWPNHPGEVSNLEEYKRLVSLYDCGVHYADYYTGLILNNLKTQGVLEDTMIIISSDHGENLGELGLCSEHATADYNTCRIPMVIKLPGTKKKIKDDGLYYNIDLLPTLAEVLNQPVSNRWDGKSYLSVLKNGKSCGREYVVVSQNAHVCQRGVRFGDWMYIRTWHDGYHLFPNEMLFNIKTDPHETKDMAKEHTNICATGARYLQEWRDEMMKSNTDNIDPMETVLEEGGPLHARGYLLRYCKYLEETGRGKYITELKKRHPQEFVTSVVSQSSEQKHK from the coding sequence ATGCGGATATTGTATATCGATATAGACACACTACGCCCGGACCATTTAGGGTGTTATGGTTACCAACGCCAAACATCGCCGAATATTGATAAACTCGCAGCCGAGGGTGTTACGTTTACAAACTATTATTGCACCGATGCGCCGTGTCTACCCTCTCGAGCAGCATTAATGACAGGGCGGTTTGGGATACACAACGGTGTTGTGAACCACGGAGGGACAACTGCGGAACTTAAATGGGACGGCCCCTCCCGCGGGTTCCGTGATCTCCTTTATACCGACGGATTATTTGGTATGCTGAAAAACGCAGGGTTATACACAGCGTTGATAAGCCCGTTCCCCGGACGGCATAGCGCGTACTGGTATACCGCAGGGTTAAATGAATTACATGATACCGGTAATGGCGGGCTTGAACGCGCGGATGAAATTATTCCTACCGCACTGAAATGGCTGGATGATAACGCAAAAAACGATGATTGGTATTTAATGGTCCACCTATGGGACCCTCATACACCGTACCGTACTCCGGAAAGTTATGGTAACCCTTTTAAAGACGTTCCCGCACCGGAATGGTTAACCCAGGAAATGCTGGATAAATTCCGTAGTGAACCACACCCGCACGGATTCCGTGAAATTAGTATGTTTGACAATAAAACAAAGAAGCAATGGCCTAATCATCCGGGTGAAGTATCGAATTTAGAAGAATACAAGCGTTTAGTCAGCCTTTATGACTGTGGAGTGCATTATGCGGATTATTACACAGGATTAATTCTTAACAATTTAAAAACCCAGGGCGTACTTGAGGATACAATGATTATTATAAGTTCTGACCACGGAGAAAACCTTGGTGAGCTTGGTTTGTGTTCTGAACACGCAACCGCGGATTATAATACCTGCCGGATACCGATGGTAATTAAACTTCCCGGCACAAAAAAGAAAATTAAAGACGATGGGTTGTATTACAACATAGATTTACTCCCGACATTAGCTGAGGTATTAAACCAACCGGTATCAAACCGGTGGGACGGTAAGAGTTATTTATCTGTCCTAAAAAACGGCAAAAGCTGTGGGAGAGAGTATGTCGTAGTAAGCCAGAACGCGCATGTATGCCAGCGCGGAGTACGGTTTGGCGACTGGATGTACATCCGCACATGGCATGACGGATACCATCTGTTCCCGAACGAAATGTTGTTTAATATAAAAACAGACCCGCATGAAACTAAAGATATGGCGAAGGAACATACGAATATCTGCGCAACCGGAGCGCGGTACCTGCAGGAATGGCGGGATGAGATGATGAAAAGTAATACTGATAATATAGATCCAATGGAAACTGTATTAGAAGAAGGCGGGCCGTTGCATGCACGTGGTTATTTGTTAAGATATTGCAAGTACCTCGAAGAAACCGGCCGCGGGAAGTATATCACCGAACTCAAAAAGCGGCATCCTCAGGAATTTGTTACATCTGTTGTTTCACAATCCTCTGAGCAAAAACATAAATGA
- a CDS encoding PAS domain-containing sensor histidine kinase, translating into MNNNSIDLLLKSNPRLLFESVIRGIQDALIVTDKDDRILFANYAATALFGITVNDMQNHKCYEFRWLSNNDGTEFCKEQCQLSCKVKQGASISCPLSRELYFAPDHANTRIPLLHSIYPLYIDGKFEGSIKLFRDISAQKEADQQKERFRQMLVHDIRNPITVISGVLSTLKTEKKLKLKDKTKIIALGIGASDNVIDLANEFLELSKLTSATPQGEYKKVKLNTFIKQIISAQNIIAKNKRIKIKFSPGNTNPFINTDPGKLARVFQNVIDNALKHGPAGEDVNIKSRYEDKHITIAVNNTGSLIPANEIKKIFEPFYVGSKEARMNISGIGLGLAFASMVVTQHNGKIWAESNLNSGTTFYIQLPTIKSE; encoded by the coding sequence ATGAACAATAATTCTATAGATCTATTACTGAAATCCAACCCGCGGTTATTATTTGAATCCGTCATTCGGGGGATACAGGACGCTTTGATTGTTACGGATAAGGATGACCGTATATTATTCGCGAATTACGCTGCGACTGCGTTGTTCGGTATTACGGTTAATGATATGCAAAACCATAAGTGCTACGAATTCCGGTGGTTATCCAACAATGACGGTACCGAGTTTTGCAAAGAGCAATGTCAATTATCCTGTAAAGTAAAACAAGGCGCCTCGATCTCATGCCCGTTATCCCGGGAATTATACTTTGCTCCGGATCATGCCAATACACGGATACCTTTATTACACAGCATATATCCTTTATATATTGACGGCAAGTTTGAAGGCAGTATAAAACTTTTTCGTGATATTTCCGCGCAAAAGGAAGCTGACCAGCAGAAAGAACGTTTCCGGCAGATGCTTGTTCATGATATAAGAAACCCTATTACCGTGATTTCCGGTGTGCTGTCCACTCTAAAAACTGAAAAAAAACTTAAGTTAAAAGATAAAACTAAAATTATTGCCCTGGGTATCGGTGCGAGTGATAACGTAATCGATCTGGCAAACGAGTTTTTGGAACTATCAAAACTTACATCTGCAACACCGCAGGGGGAATACAAAAAAGTTAAACTTAACACATTTATAAAACAAATAATTTCCGCTCAAAATATTATCGCAAAAAATAAGAGGATTAAAATTAAGTTCTCTCCCGGTAATACCAATCCTTTCATTAACACAGACCCCGGTAAACTCGCGAGGGTATTCCAAAATGTTATAGACAACGCTTTAAAACACGGCCCCGCGGGGGAAGATGTCAATATCAAAAGCAGGTATGAAGATAAACATATAACCATCGCGGTAAATAATACAGGGTCATTAATCCCGGCTAATGAAATAAAAAAAATATTTGAACCTTTCTACGTTGGTAGTAAAGAAGCCAGGATGAATATCAGCGGTATAGGCCTCGGGTTAGCTTTTGCTTCAATGGTTGTTACGCAGCATAACGGCAAAATCTGGGCGGAAAGCAATTTAAACTCAGGGACAACGTTTTACATTCAACTACCTACAATAAAAAGTGAATGA
- a CDS encoding CsgG/HfaB family protein — protein sequence MRNVFVTIIFALIFFAAQPVDAGKQEKVRDLLSSAVTLYNSGDFLRALAEVDKAEKVWKNNVDIKYMRERISNTMKDQTAPGIQIEEQIITNTNPYTLSFFVADDFDLAYIMINDQKIEYTLSLNAQIIRSVDLTGGGGEFVIKTSDRKGNISSKTINIVLDKDAPGVVITKPEHLKTRVTEPEILVEGKISDANTLKLASYGDSSVRNVPPPCFFRKKVVLKPGENVIPVYAEDIAGNSTAVDLRITYYNPALTTAVADFDARSTDKTTAIAVSDWIRNALVKHNKFNIVDRSNMLKILNEQKFQDAVANTEDNAAKIGKLLNAQKMVVGNVMNLLGQVYINVSVINVESGIMEYSKKLKCSSPDDLFPGAEVIAADIVKMYVK from the coding sequence ATGAGAAATGTTTTTGTAACTATCATTTTTGCACTAATATTTTTTGCCGCACAGCCTGTAGACGCAGGGAAACAGGAAAAGGTTAGGGATCTTCTCTCTTCAGCGGTAACGTTATATAATTCCGGTGACTTCCTCCGTGCACTTGCTGAAGTAGATAAAGCTGAAAAAGTATGGAAAAATAATGTTGATATAAAATATATGCGGGAACGTATAAGCAATACGATGAAAGACCAGACCGCGCCGGGTATTCAAATAGAAGAACAGATTATTACCAATACCAACCCATACACCCTATCTTTTTTTGTTGCGGATGACTTCGACCTTGCATATATAATGATTAATGACCAAAAAATTGAGTATACCCTTAGTTTGAATGCACAAATCATCCGCAGTGTTGACCTTACAGGCGGCGGAGGTGAGTTTGTGATCAAAACATCTGACCGCAAGGGTAATATTTCCTCCAAAACTATAAATATAGTTTTGGATAAAGACGCGCCGGGGGTGGTTATCACAAAACCTGAACATCTAAAAACGCGGGTAACAGAACCCGAGATTCTGGTGGAAGGAAAAATCAGTGATGCGAATACGCTTAAACTCGCAAGCTACGGCGATTCGTCCGTAAGAAATGTTCCGCCACCGTGTTTCTTCAGAAAAAAGGTTGTACTCAAACCTGGGGAAAATGTTATCCCTGTTTATGCAGAAGATATTGCGGGGAATAGTACAGCCGTTGACCTAAGAATTACTTACTACAACCCTGCGTTAACAACCGCAGTTGCGGATTTTGATGCAAGGAGTACGGATAAAACTACGGCTATTGCCGTGTCTGACTGGATAAGAAACGCTTTGGTTAAACATAATAAGTTTAATATTGTTGACCGCAGTAATATGCTGAAAATCCTTAATGAACAAAAGTTTCAGGATGCGGTAGCTAATACAGAAGATAACGCAGCGAAGATCGGGAAGTTATTGAACGCCCAAAAAATGGTGGTAGGTAATGTTATGAACCTCCTCGGGCAGGTATATATCAACGTCAGCGTAATCAACGTGGAATCCGGGATTATGGAGTACTCAAAAAAACTTAAATGCTCATCTCCGGACGACCTGTTTCCCGGTGCGGAAGTTATCGCTGCGGATATAGTAAAAATGTATGTAAAATAG
- a CDS encoding CsgG/HfaB family protein produces MNRCIMFVLSMLLCVSPVLTVYATAEEATELSTKESVVVYPFNDSTGKSLSQAVTDLVINKIINLGRFTIVEREKLQKILAEQQLAMSGAVDENTAVKIGQLLGAKKAIAGTITVYDATKGEGDDGVKWSANIGMVVRLIDIETAELLKSSEVRGSGSGKTEGAAKQAALSSAMTSIEYDIRKMFKLKLKIANITDKGVYITAGNNLGLKKGYKFDVIRRGEPIKDSEGNILEIPKEKVATLKVEQVHGNTSIAKVSASKGEIKPGDMLEEWVTFGLRAYVGLNYLPFQMTASTVTMTWFDGVDTYDLGFTQKAMSSTLGVFFGAEKEADPFTAGMRAGFVFGGEKISAGEVGLYGKAELTGQVISVGANIDLGLLYAFGTLGTVGKGNVSGANFAWGPKGEKINEGTAINAAGYALGITPSADVRLNLSDTSGINLNVGYRLYSPIDTNSWSIMTKDSDDKEIELVTSGTKTLRGARPSTLNTGGLVINVSWVMMF; encoded by the coding sequence ATGAACCGTTGTATTATGTTTGTTTTGTCTATGTTATTATGTGTGTCCCCGGTATTAACTGTTTATGCAACAGCGGAAGAAGCTACGGAACTCTCAACCAAAGAATCTGTGGTGGTATACCCTTTCAACGACAGCACCGGTAAAAGTTTATCTCAAGCGGTAACAGATTTGGTAATCAACAAAATAATTAATCTCGGACGGTTTACCATAGTGGAACGCGAGAAACTACAAAAAATTTTGGCAGAACAACAACTTGCGATGTCCGGCGCAGTAGATGAAAACACAGCCGTAAAAATCGGGCAGTTACTCGGTGCGAAAAAAGCAATCGCGGGAACCATAACGGTTTATGACGCAACAAAAGGCGAAGGCGACGACGGCGTAAAATGGTCCGCCAATATCGGGATGGTTGTACGGTTGATAGATATAGAAACTGCTGAATTATTAAAATCCAGTGAAGTTCGCGGATCGGGCAGCGGGAAGACGGAAGGCGCAGCAAAACAGGCAGCGTTATCCTCTGCGATGACGTCAATAGAATATGATATCCGCAAGATGTTCAAACTAAAACTCAAGATCGCGAATATCACAGATAAAGGTGTGTACATAACCGCAGGGAATAACCTGGGATTGAAAAAAGGGTATAAGTTTGATGTAATCCGCCGTGGCGAACCTATCAAAGATTCCGAAGGTAATATTCTGGAAATCCCGAAGGAAAAAGTTGCTACGCTTAAAGTTGAACAAGTGCATGGGAACACCAGTATCGCAAAAGTGTCAGCGTCAAAAGGTGAGATCAAACCTGGCGATATGCTGGAGGAATGGGTAACTTTTGGCTTACGCGCATACGTGGGACTAAACTATTTACCGTTCCAGATGACCGCAAGTACTGTTACAATGACCTGGTTTGACGGCGTGGATACCTACGACCTTGGGTTTACTCAAAAAGCAATGAGTTCCACCCTCGGAGTATTTTTTGGCGCGGAGAAAGAAGCCGACCCGTTTACCGCTGGTATGCGTGCAGGGTTCGTTTTTGGCGGTGAAAAAATTTCTGCGGGTGAGGTCGGGCTTTATGGTAAAGCGGAACTCACGGGACAGGTTATCAGTGTTGGCGCAAATATTGACCTTGGATTACTCTACGCATTTGGTACATTAGGTACTGTGGGGAAAGGTAATGTCAGCGGCGCAAATTTTGCGTGGGGCCCAAAAGGCGAAAAAATTAATGAAGGTACTGCAATTAATGCTGCGGGATATGCTTTAGGTATAACACCGTCAGCGGATGTGCGGTTAAACCTTAGCGATACCAGCGGGATAAATCTTAATGTCGGATACCGTCTGTATTCTCCTATTGATACCAATAGCTGGAGTATAATGACCAAGGATTCTGATGATAAAGAAATAGAACTCGTTACCTCCGGGACAAAAACGTTACGCGGTGCACGGCCTAGTACGTTAAATACCGGCGGGCTTGTGATCAACGTATCCTGGGTAATGATGTTCTAA